The proteins below are encoded in one region of bacterium:
- a CDS encoding SIS domain-containing protein — MEESIRQFHTQFCFEPVIENGDGLLRTEKFILCGMGGSALAAGLLRVHNPRVDLLVHRDYGLPRVPEYFLRESLIVASSYSGNTEETIDAFECARKAGLHVAAVTTSGKLLELAREHGAPHIVLPSTGIQPRMAVGLMIKALAKLAGDESALTSLTALAETFHPSAFESEGQALAEALVGKVPVVYASTVNLPLAYTWKITFNETGKIPAFCHVFPELNHNEMTGFDTPESGGPRFEDIREGLNAPFAFIFLKDPADEPRIVKRMAVLEQLYRVRGLPVQTIALASGGGFEKIFSSLILASWAALYTAANYGLESTGVPMVEEFKKRIAL; from the coding sequence ATGGAAGAATCAATTCGCCAATTTCATACACAATTTTGTTTTGAGCCAGTAATAGAAAATGGTGACGGCTTGCTGCGGACGGAGAAATTTATCCTCTGCGGCATGGGCGGCTCGGCGCTTGCGGCTGGACTTTTGCGGGTGCATAATCCGCGGGTTGATCTCTTGGTGCATCGGGACTACGGCCTGCCTCGAGTGCCCGAGTATTTTCTCCGCGAGAGTTTAATCGTCGCAAGCTCCTACTCGGGCAACACCGAGGAGACGATCGACGCTTTCGAGTGCGCGCGGAAAGCAGGGCTTCATGTCGCTGCAGTCACGACCAGCGGAAAGCTCCTTGAGCTCGCGCGTGAGCACGGGGCGCCGCACATCGTACTGCCAAGCACAGGGATCCAGCCGCGCATGGCCGTGGGCTTGATGATAAAAGCGCTGGCGAAGCTCGCCGGAGACGAATCGGCCCTCACGAGCCTCACCGCGCTTGCGGAGACTTTTCACCCAAGCGCCTTTGAAAGTGAAGGCCAGGCACTCGCCGAGGCGCTCGTCGGCAAAGTGCCGGTGGTCTACGCTTCGACCGTGAACCTGCCGCTCGCCTATACGTGGAAGATTACATTTAACGAAACGGGGAAGATCCCCGCGTTCTGCCATGTCTTTCCCGAGCTCAATCATAATGAAATGACCGGATTCGATACGCCGGAGAGCGGTGGGCCCCGTTTTGAGGACATCCGTGAGGGCCTGAACGCGCCGTTCGCTTTCATTTTTCTCAAGGACCCGGCAGATGAGCCGCGAATCGTAAAGCGCATGGCAGTGCTTGAGCAGCTCTATCGCGTGCGAGGTCTTCCGGTGCAGACGATAGCGCTTGCCAGCGGAGGCGGGTTTGAGAAAATTTTCTCCTCGCTCATTCTCGCCAGCTGGGCGGCTCTCTATACGGCCGCGAATTACGGTCTTGAGAGCACGGGGGTGCCGATGGTTGAGGAGTTCAAAAAGCGCATAGCATTGTGA